CTGCTTGCTGTGGCAACAATTGATTTATTTACAGTACCCGCTAAAGCACCACTGATTAAACCAATTTGCTCTTTTGGGGTAACACGTAAACCATGCTTTTTAACAGTAGTAAAACCAGCTTGGGCTAGCATTTCATCAACGACACAACCACCACCGTGAACTAATACCACTTTAGCCTCAGTTTTAAGGTTTACAATCACTGCTAATAACGCATCTAACGCACCAGATTTCTCCAGAATAGCTCCGCCAATTTTTATCACTAAAGGGTTGTGGTTGCTCATGTTTTAATTCTCTTATCTTTTTAATTATCGTATGCTATTTTCAATACCAAAACATTCAAAATGAACAGTGTCGTTGTGTTGGTTAAGTTATTATTAACCAATAACTGTGACCTAGTAACTACGACCTAACAAACTATATTCACTTGGTAATCCAAGCTGAATATTAAAACATTGTATAGCCTGTGAAGAAGCCCCTTTAAGTAGGTTGTCAATAGCACAACTCACCACAACAACATGCTTTTCTTGGTCAACTTGCCAATGAAGATCAGCAAAAGGTGTATGTGCTACATTACCTATTTGAGGCCAGGCATCAACAATTCTAACCAATGGTTTGTCGTTATAAGCTTGTTCGAATGCTGCATCAACTTGTTCAGCAGTAATACCCGGTTTTAGCTGCAGGGTAACAGTGGCTAGCAAACCTCTTTTATAAGGGGCTAAATGTGGATTAAAAATAACGTCCGCATTTGCTTCTTGAGAAATTTCTGGCTGATGTCTATGCTGTAAAATATTATAAGGTTTTAAACTGATTTCATTAAAGTTTGTCGCTAATGAAGCATTTCTACCTGCACCACTAACACCACTAATGCCATTCACTACAATTAATGAATTTTCAATATGAAAGTGATTGCTTGTGATAGGTTTTAAAGAAAGTAAACTTGCCGTTGGATAGCAACCAGGTACAGCAACTAAGTTGGTGTTAACAATATCATCATGTTGCCATTCAGCTAGACCATATTTAGCTTGAGATAAAGCGCTAATATTGGCATGTTCAAAGCCGTAGAATTTTGGATAGTCTTCAGCGTTTTTTAATCTAAAACCACCAGAAAGATCAAAAACCTTCACACCTGCATCAACAAATGCTTGAGCCCAATCAGCACTAAACTCATGCGGGGTGGCAAAAAATACAGCATCTAATTTTTTAGCCGTATTTACAATATTATCGTCAAACCATTGCTGAGAAAAAGACTCCAGAGGTACATCACATATCCCCTGCCAGCGACCATGTAATTCGCTAAAAAGTTTTCCACAGGAAGTAGAGTTTTCTGACACAACGAGATGTTGTATTGAAACTTTATCGTGTTGGCCTAATAAACCAACTAATTCAGCACCGGCGTAACCACTAGCGCCAATAACAGCAACCTTTTGAACTTCTGACACAATGTAAACCTTTTTATTCAGAAAACTAATAACGATATGGATTTTAATAAAATAACCATTCTCTTATAACTAAAGTATCCAAGAGATATTAAAATAATTCTCTATCGTCGTCGTATTTCTTGGACAATTAGCATTTTAAGTGGCCTTATTACAGCAGGTTATTTACACTATAAAAAGCAATTTAACAGCTCATGGGTAGTTATGCAACGATTAAGCATAACTATTTGGGCTTTTATTCAAATTATTCTTTTTATAGTGCGGATCCTTTTATATGACACAATTACCTAACTTCACCCAATCTTTGACTCAATTGATTGCTTGCTCTTCAATTAGCTCAACTCAACCAAGTTGGGATCAAGGAAATCTGGAAGTAATTCAATTACTTGCCACATGGTTTGAACAGTTAGGTTTTGATATAAATATTCAAAAAGTTCCTAACACAACAAATAAGTATAATTTATTAGCCAAACTTGGCAGTGGTGAAGGTGGTTTATTACTAGCGGGTCATAGCGATACAGTTCCTTTTGATGAAAGTCGCTGGCAGAGCGATCCTATGAATGTGATTGACAAAGATGAAAAGTTTTATGGTTTAGGTACCTGTGATATGAAAGGGTTCTTTGCTTTTATTTTACAAGTTTGCAAAAGTGTTGACGTTAAGAAATTAAAAAAACCACTCTACGTTTTAGCAACTGCAGATGAAGAAACCACCATGGCTGGTGCACGTTTTTTTGGACAAACCCAAGACATAAAACCTGATGTTGCCATCATAGGAGAGCCGACTAATTTAGTACCTGTAGTAATGCATAAAGGTCATATGTCACATCGTATCAGTGTTGAAGGTCAATCAGGCCATTCAAGCAAACCGTCACTAGGCGTTAATGCCATAGAAATAATGTATGAAGTTATTGGTGCATTAATTGATTTAAAGAAAAAGTTTAACCTTAACTTTAAAAATGAAGCATTTGATGTACCTGCACCTACATTAAACATGGGAGCAATTAAAGGCGGTGACAACGCAAATCGTATATGCGGACATTGTGATTTAGATATTGATTTACGCTCGTTGCCTGGCATGAGTGATGATGAATTACTGCAATGGTTAAGCGACGCGTTAAAACCATTAGCTGAAAAATACCCAGCGCGCATCAGTTTTGATGAATTACACCCTAGTTCACCTAGTTTTGAACAGAATAAATATCCAACTGATGACAACTGTATTGTATCTATTGCCGAAGAAATAAGTGGTCACACATGCTGTGCCGTAAATTACGCTACCGAAGCGCCTTATATACAACAACTTGGCTGTCAAACCATTGTGTTAGGCCCTGGCTCGATAAACCAAGCACATCAACCTAATGAGTTTTTAGCCCATAGTGAAATAGACAAAACAGATAAGTTATTGATATCAATGATCCAGCATTATTGCCTGAGCTAGCACTATTGCTTTAGCTAGCACTTTATTTCACGATAATTTCCATCACTCATTAAAACCTGTATTAATGATTAAGCTTCAGCCAGAAGCTTAATCATTATATTTTATTTGTTTAACTTCCCTCCTTCAATGTAAAACCTGCAATAGCACTTATACCCTAGATTAGCCCAATATTACCCTTTGCAAAGCTCACTTTATTTTAAATAAACGATGATTAAAATCACATAATTACGTATGTAATAATGAATAAAACCCTTGCAAATACAAACGAGAATGATTACTATTTGATTATTGTTTTTTATCAATATGGCAGAAATATAAAGGAGTTACTATGCCTCAATGGCAAGGCCTATTACACGAAGGTAACGATTGCTTTCATGCTAAAAAATGGAAACAAGCAGAGTATTGCTATAAAGAAGCGGCATTCCATCTAGACTCTTTATGGTCTGCTAATACAAAAGATGTAGAGTTATTAATGGCATGGATTTGTGCTGTTCATAATTTATCGAGTTTATTTGAAGTTCAGAACAATGCAGATTTATCGCTTGAGTATTTAAAAATTCCTCACCAAAGGATGTTATCGATTTATCAGTGCAATGAATATTGTGAAGACACTAAACTTATCGCTCAGAATGCCCTTAAAATAACATTCATGCCTATTTTAATGTTTTCTAAAAGACACCCTATTTGCGATACATGTATAAAGTCGTTAGCTGAATTTAAAGCTAAAATAGAATTAAACCAGCAAATTATTCATTAACTAATTTGCGCAAGTAAATTTAACAATCAAGGAAAGGGACAATAAAATGAAAGCACATATTTTAAGTCTATTTTGTCTTAGCTTATTAATGTCTTTTCCTGTTTTTGCTCACGCAGGACATGATCATTCATCCATATTCGCTAATATTATTCATTTACTATGGTTAGCACCGATTTTTGTTACGTTAGCGATTATATACACCAAATTTTTAACAAAAAATTATCAAATGAAGCCACAGAAAAAACAACTAAAGGAGGAATAAATATATGTATTACCAACTACTTAATAAGCTAGACGAAAAATTTAACTTTTCTACTGTTTCAGCCCAATGCGATATTCCTTTTAAAAGTGATAAACCTATCAGCGGTAAACAAAACTCACATTTAAAAATTAATCATGTGCCGATAACACCTCAAGTAAACAGTGATATGCCTAGTACTCAATAGATGACTTTCTTTGGCTTAAAATTCTGGAAAGTGACCGGACACAGCATGTTCCCTCGTATCCCACAAAATAGTTATGTACTTGTGGGTGAATGGCGTATCTTTAAAAAGATAAGAAATAATCAAGCAGTCCTGATCAATCATCCAAAATATGGCTTAATAATAAAAACTGTCGCGATTATTGATAAAAACAATTTAATTTGGTGTAAAGGTGAGAATGCGACAAGTATGTCAGTGGAGAAACTAGGCCCGGTGAGTAAAAAACAGATCATTGGCCGAGTTATTAAAGTATTTAGTAAGCCCCAAAGCAGTTCTAACTAGAAAAATAATATCAGTAAAAACAGAAATAAAGCCTTTCTGATAAGTTAACTACCCATGTATATTAAGGCACAATGAAAGATCTATTTTCTTCTTTATTCCATAACTTTTGATTAGTTTTAACAGAAAAGTATTCACCTGCATGCCAACATCGTGGCAATAAATCAAGCTGTTGTCTTTCGTGGTAGTTAGATGATAATAGCTCAAGAATCTCATTAAGACGTTCTTTACTTAAGGTCGCGATTTTTTTGGCCATCATTGGGAAGTATAAATTATTACTTTTTCTAACCGTTATATTATGCCCGTAACCAATAAAAGTTAGGTGTCGTGTTGCGATACGGCATAAGGGATTTTCTGGGTTTTCAGGATAAAGTCTATTAACAATAGCATACTCATAGCAATCGCCTAGGTGACCCATTTCATCTTCTGGCATATAAACAATACCATAACCTTGAGGGAACATACCTGTAATTTTATAAAGCGCATCAACAACTTTTTGAGAACAGCTACCTAATTCAGCATTTTTATTCAATACCTGAAAAACTTGAGGTAACACTTTATAATTGTAGGTCTCTTTCGTTGATAGAATAATAGAAACATATATTTGAGGTACTTTTAATAAGTTGCCAATCCCTTGCTCAGCCTTAAAACTACTTTTAATTAATTTCTTTATAAATTGATGTTTAAGCTGTTCATCAATAACAAATTGATCACGTAATTCTTTTGAATTCCCCGTATACTTCAAAACACCAATGGCATTAGAAATATAAGAAAGCGTTTCTTTATAGTTAATTTTTAATAATTGTCTTCTATCGGTAATATCTAAGATACGAAAATGATTTTTTTTACCATCTTCCCCATAAAGAATTACTTTCGCCTCCGGATGATGATGACCAATATTTTGTAATAAAGCCGCCATAAGAAGTGGCATTTTAACAAGTTCAGTAAAGCGCCGATGCTCTATTTCATCTAGCTCAGCAAAAGATTTCCCGCCAAATTCAGCTAATACTTTAAGAATATAGGGATCTTTTAATTCATTATCAAGAAGTAATCTATCGAGTAAGCGTAAGGATAAAATAGCTTTATAAAGCATTTTACATTGCTCATTACTCACAGCAACTTTATTACCTTCTGTTGGGCTAATTAATTGAATAGTCCCTAATAATCGAGCTGTTTTTCGGTTGCTTTCCCGTAAAGTCTCACCTTCTGCTAACTCAATTATTTCACAACAAATAGATTGTAAATGGTTATGACGTTCTATTTTTTCTAATTTTTCTAACGTGTCGGTTTCAGCGGTAGTTGTCGAGTTTGATTCTACAAATTCATTACTCTCAAAATAGTGAATTGCCCGTTCAAGTAAAGAATCATTTAGCATACTTCGCCCATAAAGTTTACCGATTAAAAGGTGAACTTGACGAGTATAGTGTGTCTGATGATTGGAAGCTTTAGCCATTAAGGTGTTATTTAGTTATTGAATCTATATATGATAGCTAATAATGCTAGAAAATACATAACTAAGCAACCAGAAGAAAGGCAAAAACAGTAAAGTTCAGGAACTAACTCTTATACCTATTGCTGCATATTTATTAAGTATTCCTATTAACCTGCACCTTATGTATGGCATAGGTTAATGTTGATCCATTTAAGACTCCGCTTGTCTTAAACAGTAATAATCTATTAGTTTATTCCCTTTATTTTTACTAGGTGTTGTTTATGCGTTAATTGCTGACAAATATTAACGAGATCAGAATGTAAACCGCCAGCAGTAACATCTCGTCCAGCGCCTGGGCCACGGATAATTAAGGGGTTTTCTTGATACCAATGACTACTAATTTGAAAAATATTGTCGCACGGTGTCAAATTAGCAAAAGCATCTGTTTGTGGTAAGACTTCTAAGCTTACTTTCGCTTGAATATTCCCCGTCTCATCAACGTTCAAGCGTGCCACATAACGAATACAACTCGCTTTCTTGTTAGCATCAGTTAACGCATTAGCAAAATAATCATCTAACTCATTAACCCTTGCTAAAAATTCTTCTCGACTGATATTTTGTAAATTTTCAGGTACTAGATTGGTGCAATCAATATCATCAAGTGACAGCTCAAAACCAGCCATACGAGCTAGAATTAGTAACTTACGCTGTACATCACGTCCTGATAAATCTTCACGTGGATCTGGCTCTGTGATCCCCTGATTAAGTGCATTAATAAGTAACGTTGAAAAAGCAGTAGAACCGTCATAAGTTTCAAATAACCATGAAAGCGTACCCGAAAAAATACCGGCAATTGCTGTAATAGTATCGCCGCTGTTATTTAAATCTGCAATAGCATAATTGATAGGTAATCCAGCCCCAACGGTAGTATTACCTAACCACAGGCTGTTATTCTTATCGGCGGTATTGACCAACGTATTGTAGTGCTCAGTACCTGATGAAGCTGCCCACTTATTCGCACCAATAACGTGAATACCGCGCGTAAAAAAGTCTTGATAAAGCAAACTAAAATCTTCGCTTGGCGTAATATCTACCACAATTAATTCGTCATAAGGATGATTACTTAACCAGGCCAGTAATTCGTCGTTGTTATACGGTTTAGCTTCTTGCTTAAATAATGACAATGCTTGATTCACGTCAATGCCATCGTTATTGATTAAGGCTTTTTTCGACGATAATAATCCGACAAGGTGAGTATTTTCTAAGGCATATATTCTATTTAACTGTGCAGGTAATAGCTCAAGGAAACGCTCACCAATATTACCTAAACCCGCAATAACCAACCCTATATGGCGAGAATCTTTAGTCATATCGTGATGAACTTTATTCAATAATTCTGTGCTACAAGGCTCGGCCAATACGGCAATAACACTATGATTATTTTTACTGCTCACTAAAAATAGAGGCTGAGCACTCTTTAAAGATCGTTTAAAGCGCGCTTTAATATCGCCGCGTTGTGCAACGTTATGTCCAACCGTTGCAATAATAGCAGTAGGAATAAAAGTAACTTCGACGTCGTGACTGGCTAACCATTGGCTTAACGCTTTTTGCTGATATTGATTGATAACAATAAAGCCTTGCTCGCC
The sequence above is a segment of the Colwellia sp. 20A7 genome. Coding sequences within it:
- the argC gene encoding N-acetyl-gamma-glutamyl-phosphate reductase, encoding MSEVQKVAVIGASGYAGAELVGLLGQHDKVSIQHLVVSENSTSCGKLFSELHGRWQGICDVPLESFSQQWFDDNIVNTAKKLDAVFFATPHEFSADWAQAFVDAGVKVFDLSGGFRLKNAEDYPKFYGFEHANISALSQAKYGLAEWQHDDIVNTNLVAVPGCYPTASLLSLKPITSNHFHIENSLIVVNGISGVSGAGRNASLATNFNEISLKPYNILQHRHQPEISQEANADVIFNPHLAPYKRGLLATVTLQLKPGITAEQVDAAFEQAYNDKPLVRIVDAWPQIGNVAHTPFADLHWQVDQEKHVVVVSCAIDNLLKGASSQAIQCFNIQLGLPSEYSLLGRSY
- the argE gene encoding acetylornithine deacetylase, with product MTQLPNFTQSLTQLIACSSISSTQPSWDQGNLEVIQLLATWFEQLGFDINIQKVPNTTNKYNLLAKLGSGEGGLLLAGHSDTVPFDESRWQSDPMNVIDKDEKFYGLGTCDMKGFFAFILQVCKSVDVKKLKKPLYVLATADEETTMAGARFFGQTQDIKPDVAIIGEPTNLVPVVMHKGHMSHRISVEGQSGHSSKPSLGVNAIEIMYEVIGALIDLKKKFNLNFKNEAFDVPAPTLNMGAIKGGDNANRICGHCDLDIDLRSLPGMSDDELLQWLSDALKPLAEKYPARISFDELHPSSPSFEQNKYPTDDNCIVSIAEEISGHTCCAVNYATEAPYIQQLGCQTIVLGPGSINQAHQPNEFLAHSEIDKTDKLLISMIQHYCLS
- the sodX gene encoding nickel-type superoxide dismutase maturation protease; protein product: MTFFGLKFWKVTGHSMFPRIPQNSYVLVGEWRIFKKIRNNQAVLINHPKYGLIIKTVAIIDKNNLIWCKGENATSMSVEKLGPVSKKQIIGRVIKVFSKPQSSSN
- the metL gene encoding bifunctional aspartate kinase/homoserine dehydrogenase II, whose amino-acid sequence is MTESQRPQNKLAKHAVNVHKFGGSSLANAQCIERVVDIIRQNCQLNDIVVVSANGKTTDSLFAILAQTESSDLTAALSELEQQQLLLINALLNEKSSKQLTPLLSTDIVQLRTWLSNDIIQHRNDILAYGELWSARLLSALLNEKICPSNSVDARDFLVIDNEQNCVVDHALSSAQFKTRLQFGKLAVITGYISRDSRGKTCTLGRNGSDYSATIVASLVGANNVTLWTDVDGIYSADPRVVPNARKLHRLPNGVAKELGRLGNPVLHAKTLMPLVNENLSHHCHLHVASSFDSQVAGTEIGTFGNIAKQELSVTYLNDLILAKSASFIADLADDVAGSSRASLFKKALVEFSPICSDGEQGFIVINQYQQKALSQWLASHDVEVTFIPTAIIATVGHNVAQRGDIKARFKRSLKSAQPLFLVSSKNNHSVIAVLAEPCSTELLNKVHHDMTKDSRHIGLVIAGLGNIGERFLELLPAQLNRIYALENTHLVGLLSSKKALINNDGIDVNQALSLFKQEAKPYNNDELLAWLSNHPYDELIVVDITPSEDFSLLYQDFFTRGIHVIGANKWAASSGTEHYNTLVNTADKNNSLWLGNTTVGAGLPINYAIADLNNSGDTITAIAGIFSGTLSWLFETYDGSTAFSTLLINALNQGITEPDPREDLSGRDVQRKLLILARMAGFELSLDDIDCTNLVPENLQNISREEFLARVNELDDYFANALTDANKKASCIRYVARLNVDETGNIQAKVSLEVLPQTDAFANLTPCDNIFQISSHWYQENPLIIRGPGAGRDVTAGGLHSDLVNICQQLTHKQHLVKIKGIN